GTTTTAGCTTGCCCGCGCAGCCCTAATAAAAGGATATTATGTTTTGATAGAATCGCCGTATGCAGATCCGGAATAACGGTGTCTTCGTATCCTATGATTCCCTCAAATTCTGCTTCTTTATTCTTTAGCTGTTTTATCAGATTCTCGCGCAGCTCTTGCTTTATGCTCCGCGGTTTATAACCCGAACTCTTGAGCTCCCCAAATGTCTTTATTTCTAATAATTTACTCATCTTTTTTTGTTATAGCTGTCATACGCTGACTATCAGCCCTAAATTACCTGCAGCTGTCTGTATATATTCCGGAATCCGAGTGTCGGTAAGCTATGCCAAACCGCGTTTATCTCACCGTCCTTCTCCTGTTCCTGATGTAATCCTCAAAAATGTATTCACCTAAGCCCTTAAGCGAACTATAAAAAGCCTTTCCGCCGTTTATTTCGGTAAACTTCCGGACGAATTGCTGAAGATAAGGATCGCGCGCAATCATAAAGGTAGTGATCGGAATCCTGAGCCTTTTACATTGGGCGGCCATATTAAGCGTCTTGTTTACCACTTTGCGGTCAAGACCAATACTGTTCTTGTAATATCTGGCGCCCTCCTTCAAGCAGGTAGGTTTGCCGTCGGTAATCATGAAGATCTGCTTGTTGGTGGTCTTTCTTCTTCTTAAGATGTCTGTTGCCAGTTCGAGACCTGCATAGGTGTTGGTATGATAAGGCCCAACCTGGAGATAAGGTAAGTCTTTCAATGTTATAGACCAGGCGTCATTGCCAAATACTACGATATCAAGGGTGTCCTTTGGGTATTTCGTTTTGATCAACTCTGCAAGAGCCATTGCTACCTTTTTTGCAGGAGTGATCCGGTCCTCCCCGTATAATATCATGGAATGAGATATATCGATCATAAGAACTGTTGAAGTAAGCGTTTTATAATCCTTTTCTTCAACTTCAAGATCCCGTTCAGTCATCGTAAAGTCGGATATCCCATGGTTTATCTGGGCATTGTGGATAGAGGCGGTCATGTCTATCTGATCTGAACTATCTCCAAATTCAAATTCCCGCCTGTCGGCGTTTTTCTCTTCACCTAAACCCGATAGACTGGTAGTATGACTTCCCTTGCCCGACTTTTTCAGTTTCCCGAATATCTCTTCCAACGCTGATTTGCGAATACTTTGCTCCGATTTAGCAGTAATTATAAAGTTGCCTGGATTCTGGGCGTCATTGTCTATATACCCCTTCTTTTTAAGGTCGTCAATAAAGTCGCCCATACCATAGGTGTCATTCGTGATATTATACTGCTTGTCGAGTTCATTCATCCATGAAAGCGCTTCGTTTGCATCTCCCGATGTATAGTTAAGCAGTTCCATGAACAGCTTTAATAACTCATCAAATCCCCCTTTAGGAAGCTCATTGGCAATGTATTTAGAAAAAGAGTAGCCCCGCATATTGTCCTTATCTTTCCAGTTAATGATAACGGAAAATCTAAGTTAATAGTTTGAATGGTGGAACATGTTTTTGTTTTGTAAAAATGCGCTCCCAGGGTGGTATTCAATGTGCTATGTTACAAAAGCCGGCTTGCAGAATTATGGATAATGCCTTATTTCTGATTAATCAGATTTATTAGCCTTTAAACTGTTATTTACAATCTCTTCAGGCGAGTAGTCGGGGTTGGCTCCGGCTTTTGACGCAACAATGGCCCCGGCTGCGCACGCCCTTTCGAGCACGGTCTCTATAGGCAGATCCTGCAGGAGGCTGCTGATGAAGGCAGCCAGAAAAGCGTCTCCGGCGCCTACCGTATCAGCTACTTCGACCATGAAGCCCTGATGTTCATATAAACGGTTGTCGCTTACCACAAGGGCTCCTTTATCACCGAGGGTGACACATATCAAAGGAATATTTAACATACTGCTTAACAGTAATAAATTATCCCGTCGGGGTGCTTGGGGCAGGTTGCACATCCCTTCAAGATATGCGAGTTCGTCTTCGTTAATTTTTAACAGATTGCAATGCTGCATTAACTGAGTAATGGTTTCCTTGTTGAAATGAGGAGGCCTGAGGTTCATATCGAACACCCGGAATTTAGCCAAAGGAATAAGTTTCAGAAGCGTATTCCGGCTAGATTCGTTCCGGCTTGCAAGACTTCCAAATACCAGCAGATCTGAGTCTTTGACAGCCTGCTCAAGTTCTTTGGTATATTTTATTTCATCCCAGGCTACCGGCTCTTTGATAATGTAGCTTGCTTGTTGCTTTGAGTCGAGTTCTACTTCTACCAGCCCGGTTGGGAGGGAAGGATGTTCCTGAACTAAATCAGTGGACATACCTTGTGTCTGGAGGAAGGAAAGGAGTTCTTTTCCGTCATCATCACAGCCAAGGCTGCTGATCAGACGGCTTTGTATACCCTGCTTGTGCAGATGGAGGGCAACGTTCATCGGGGCGCCTCCTGCTTTTCTGCCTTCTTTAAAGTTATCCCAAAGGATTTCGCCAAATGTTATCGCATAGTGCATTCTGCCAGGGTTAAGAGTAAAAGTCTATAACAAAGCTAATACTTTTTGTGGAAGTGTATCAGGGTAGTACCGGCGTTTAATGGGGGTTATTCCTGTTCAAAAAACAGTGAGGAAGCGATATGATCTGCAAACAGCCTCCCTTCGTTTGTTAAGATAGCTGTGTTGTTGCTGATCTCAATCCACCTCTTGCCGATAAATTCTTGAAGGTTTATTTCTGTCTGGTTGCGGTAATCATATCCGAAATCCTGCTCTACTTTATTTAAGTCCATTCCCCACATGGTGCGGAGTGAGGTCATTATATATTCATTTATCCTGTCGGCCAGACTTAATATTTCAATTTCCGCAGGCAAGGTGTCCTGTGAGAGACTTTCTATATACTTAGGGTTATTGGCAATATTCCACTGCCGGCTAATACCGTTGAAGGAGTGCGCCGACGGTCCGATCCCGAGGTAAGGTATGCCTTTCCAATAATTTGTATTGTGGCGCGAATACTTACCAGGCCGGGCAAAGTTAGATATTTCATAATGCTCGTAACCGGCCTCTTTTAACGTATCCATGAGCAGCACGAATTGTTGTGCGCTCTGAGATTCGTTCATTGTTGGTTGTTTTCCTTTTTTTATGAAATGCGCAAGCGCTGTACGGTCTTCCACCGTCATGGAATACGCTGATATGTGAGGCACTTCCAATTCAATAACCTTACGGATATTCGCCTGCCATTTTTCGTCAGTCAGTAAGGGGAAACCATAAATGAGGTCGAGGGTAATGTTTTCAAACCCGGCGTCCTGTACCCGTTTTACCGAACTGTCTGCTTCGGCAGCTGAGTGCGCCCTGTTCATCCATTGAAGATCCTCTTCGTAAAAGGATTGGATACCTATGCTGAAGCGGTTCACTGATGTGTTTCTCAGGGCACCTACATGCGCAGCACTGAGGTCATCGGGGTTAGCCTCCATTGTAATTTCAGCATTCGGTAAAACGGTGCGGGTATCAGCAACATGGTCGATTAACTTTTGTATTTCTGAAGCATTGAGGACAGATGGAGTACCTCCGCCAAAATAGATGGTTTCTATAACATGC
The window above is part of the Arcticibacter tournemirensis genome. Proteins encoded here:
- a CDS encoding vWA domain-containing protein codes for the protein MRGYSFSKYIANELPKGGFDELLKLFMELLNYTSGDANEALSWMNELDKQYNITNDTYGMGDFIDDLKKKGYIDNDAQNPGNFIITAKSEQSIRKSALEEIFGKLKKSGKGSHTTSLSGLGEEKNADRREFEFGDSSDQIDMTASIHNAQINHGISDFTMTERDLEVEEKDYKTLTSTVLMIDISHSMILYGEDRITPAKKVAMALAELIKTKYPKDTLDIVVFGNDAWSITLKDLPYLQVGPYHTNTYAGLELATDILRRRKTTNKQIFMITDGKPTCLKEGARYYKNSIGLDRKVVNKTLNMAAQCKRLRIPITTFMIARDPYLQQFVRKFTEINGGKAFYSSLKGLGEYIFEDYIRNRRRTVR
- a CDS encoding carbohydrate kinase family protein; amino-acid sequence: MHYAITFGEILWDNFKEGRKAGGAPMNVALHLHKQGIQSRLISSLGCDDDGKELLSFLQTQGMSTDLVQEHPSLPTGLVEVELDSKQQASYIIKEPVAWDEIKYTKELEQAVKDSDLLVFGSLASRNESSRNTLLKLIPLAKFRVFDMNLRPPHFNKETITQLMQHCNLLKINEDELAYLEGMCNLPQAPRRDNLLLLSSMLNIPLICVTLGDKGALVVSDNRLYEHQGFMVEVADTVGAGDAFLAAFISSLLQDLPIETVLERACAAGAIVASKAGANPDYSPEEIVNNSLKANKSD
- the hemW gene encoding radical SAM family heme chaperone HemW gives rise to the protein MAGIYFHIPFCKKACYYCDFHFSTSLKYKDELLASMHRELELQKGYLQGHVIETIYFGGGTPSVLNASEIQKLIDHVADTRTVLPNAEITMEANPDDLSAAHVGALRNTSVNRFSIGIQSFYEEDLQWMNRAHSAAEADSSVKRVQDAGFENITLDLIYGFPLLTDEKWQANIRKVIELEVPHISAYSMTVEDRTALAHFIKKGKQPTMNESQSAQQFVLLMDTLKEAGYEHYEISNFARPGKYSRHNTNYWKGIPYLGIGPSAHSFNGISRQWNIANNPKYIESLSQDTLPAEIEILSLADRINEYIMTSLRTMWGMDLNKVEQDFGYDYRNQTEINLQEFIGKRWIEISNNTAILTNEGRLFADHIASSLFFEQE